The Couchioplanes caeruleus sequence GTGCGGCTTGAGCCCGGCCTCCGCCAGCTCCGGGAAGGCACGGGCGTTGCCCGCGTCCGGGTAGACCGCCGCCAGCGTCGCCTCGCCGACCGCGATGTGGTCGGGATGCGAGGCTTCGATGGGGATGTCGAGCACCCGGCGGGGATAGTGCGTGAGCACCAGGACCGGCCGGTCCCGGCGCATCTGTGCCGTGATCTCCCGGCGCAGCGCGAGGGTCGGCTCCAGGCTGCCGTCCGGCAGGCCCAGAAAGCGCACCGTTCGCACGCCCAGCACGGCCGCCGCGGCGCGCTGCTCGGCCATGCGTACGGAGGCCACACCCTCGACCAGCGGGCCGTCCCCGGGCTCGCCCTGGGCGCCGTCGCTGCAGACCAGGTAGCGCACGTCGGCGCCGCCGTCGGTCAGCGCCGCGACGGTAGCGCCGAAGTGGAACTCCGCATCGTCGGGGTGGGCGGTCACCACCAGCACGCGCGCGCCCGGCTCAAACATCGAAACTCCAGGGCACACCCGGCACCCAGCAGGCGTCGCCGGCCCGCTCCAGCAGACCGGCCAGCCGCGGATCGTCCGGCACCGCGGCGAGCCCGACCGGCACCTCGACGGCCGGCACGCCGGCGGGTGGCAACCGGTCCGCCCACCGCGCGGCGGTTCCCCGGCAGAGCCCGGCGCGGACCTCGGCGTCGGTGGCCGTCACCGGCAGGCCGCAGGCGGCACGCAAGCGGCGGGCGGTGACCGGGTCGGCGGCTCCCACCACGAGGTGACCGGCGGCCGTCTCGATCGGGCCGTCCAGGGGACCCCAGGGGGCCGTGGCGGACGCCGCGAGGACCGCCGCCGCACGGATCAGGGAGCTGCCGACCTGGCAGCCCCGGTGGGTGCGCTCGCGGTGGAGGAGGCCGGCCAGCACCGCCTCCGCCGCCAGCAGGCCGCCGGCCACGTCGACCAGGGTGAGCCGGCTCGGCAGCGGGGCGGCGCCGGGTGGGTGGAGCAGGGCACCGGACCCGGCGTGCGCCTGCACGACGAAGTCGCCGGCGATCGGGCACGGCGGGTCGCTGATGCCGTCCCAGCCGGATGCGTGGGCGTACACCGCGGCGGGGTTCGTCCGGGCGACGGCGGCCGCGTCGAGGCCCAGCGCCTCGGCCCGGCCCGGCCGCCAGTTGTGCAGGAAGACGTCGGCGTCCGCGGCGAGCTCGCCCAGTTCGGCGAGGCCGGCGGCGTTCTTGTAGTCGATCTCGACGATCCGCTTGCCCTCGTTGTACGCCAGGTACGCGGCGCCGTACTCCCCGGCCAACGGCGGGCTGTGCCGGCCGAAATCGCCGCCCGGCGGTTCCACCTTGGTCACCTGTGCGCCGAGCTGACGCAGGAGCCGCCCCGCCAGGGGGCCCTGCAGCCGGGAAGTGACCTCCACGACGCGTAGACCGTGCAGCGGGGCGTCCGGCGACGCCGTACCCGCGCGCCGGGCGACCGTTGCCGCACCGTGCGGTGCGACCGTCCACGGCTCCGTGACACCCGCGAGCGGCGTCAGGCGGACGGGAACGACCGCGACGCCGCAGGCCTCGGCGGCCGCGCGCACCTCGGCCAGCGTGTGCCGGGCGAACGCGGCCGGCAGCTCCGGCGGCACCCGGCACTCGCCGGCCAGATAGCGGTAGACGAACGGCAGCCAGGCGGCGCCGACCACGCCCGCACCGTCGAGCCCGAGCCGCCTCCAGAAGGCCGCCCAGTCGTCGCCGGCCAGCACCTCGATCTCGGCCCACACGCCGTCCGCGGTCCGGAACGGCGGACCGGGCACGCCGGCCGGGCGGTACGGGAACGCGCCGCCACCGGTCGCGATCGCCAGGTGATGCCGGACGAACTGCAGCGCCCCCGCCGGACCCCGCACCGTCACACCCCGCACCGGCAGGCCGCGACGCCGGGCGATCAGGGCGGCCAGCACACCCTGTGCGGCGAGGATGCCGGTGGCAACCGTGGCCACGTCGAGGCCGAGCCGGCGCGGCGCACCGTACTCGCGCCCGTGCACGGTCATCAGGCCGGCCTGCGCCTGGGCCACCGCCTCCGGCTCGGCCGGGCCCGGATCGATGCGCACGCGGACCTCGCTGTCGGCCCAGCCGTCCTGGACGGGCACGGCGAGCAGAGCGAGGTGGTCGGCGACGAGCGCGCCCGCGTCCACCCCGGTCACCGCCGGGCCAGGCGCTGGGTCGGCGCCGCCGCGGCCAGCTCCCGCAGCCGGGGCAGGTCGACCTTGCCGATCTCCGTCCGCGGGATCTCGTCGACCAGGCACAGCTCCTCGGGCAGCTTGAACGGCGCCAGCCGCTCGCTCAACTCGGCGCGCAGCTCGGTCAGCTCGGGATGCCGCCCGGCCGCGGGGCGTACGCAGGCGCACACCGTCTCGCCGACCACCGGGTCGGTACGGCCGAACACGGCCACGTCCGCCACATCCGCGCAGCGCAGCAGCGCCCGCTCCACCTCCACGGGGTCCACCTTGAGACCGCCGCGGTCGATCCGGTGTGCCAGCCGGCCGTGGATGTAGAGGCGGCCCTGCTCGTCCAGCCGGCCCAGGTCGCCGGAGTAGTACCAGGCGTCCTGGGACGGCGCCTCGCCGTAGTACCGCACCGGGAACGCCGCCCGGGAGAAGGCGACCTCGCCGACCTCGCCGAGCGCCAGCGGCTCCCGGTCCGGGCCGACGATCCGGACCGAGCCCGGGTCGGGGCGCCCGACCGAGCCACGGAGCACGTCCTCCGCGTCCTTGGTCGCCACGCCGATGCCCTCGCTGGAGCCGTACATGACCATCAGGTCGACGGAGAGCCGCTCCCAGATCGCGTTCACCAGCTCCGGCGGGAAGGAGCCCGCGGTGCCGACGCTGAACCGCAGCGTGTCGATCTTGTGTACGGCCGGGTCGAGGCGGTCCAGCAGCAGGGAGAAGTGCGCCGGTGCGCCGTTGAGCACGGTGATGCCGTACCGGCCGCACGCCTGCAGGGCATCCTCCGGGGAGAACCGGTCGAGCAGCACCAGCGTGCCACCGGCCAGCAGGCCGGCGAGCGCCATCATCATGCCGAAGCCGTGCGACAGCGGAAGCTGGGCGAGATGCACGTCCTCCGGCCGGAACTCCAGCCAGCCAGCGAGCCCGCGCCAGCGGCCGGCCAGGTTGCCGTGGAAGCCGACGGTCGTCTTCGGGGTGCCGGTCGTGCCGGAGCTGACGAACACGACGGCGGGGTCGTCCGGCGCCGGGCCCGGACCGTGGTCCGGCTCGCCCAGGTCGTCGACCGTCCACCGGACGAACTCGGCCGGGGCGAGATGGCCGGTCACCACGACGAACTGCAGGTCCGGGTGGCGGCGGCGCAGCGCGGAGGGGGTCGCGTACGGATTCATCCGCTCGTCGCCCGGCTCGTAGATCAGCAGGCGGGCATCGGTCCTCGTGACCACCGCGTCCAGCTCCGGGACGGTGAACCGGTGGTCCGTGGCCACGTGCACCGCGCCCCGGCTCCACGCCGCCAGCATCGCCACCAGGTGTTCGCAGCGGTTCCCCACGGAACAGGCCACCCGGTCGCCCGGACCGACGCCCAGCCTCCTGTAGATCGCGGCCAGCCGTCCGGCCGCCTCGACCAGATCGGCGTGGGTCATCCGGTGCCGGGGACAGATCAGGGCCGCCCGGCCCGGCCATCGCTGTGCGGTCGCGGACAGCGCTGCCGACAACGTCGGTGCTGGTTCGGCACTCATGGCCGCTCCCGGAGTTCGTGGACGCTCGTCACCCCAACCTTCTCGGTCACGGCGACGGGTGTCTTCTCGGCGCTTGCGGTTGTCCCGCCGTCGGCCGGCGGGATGTTCTGGTTGAGATGAAAGACGTTGGCCGGGTCGTGGCGGGCCTTCACCGCGCGCAGGCGCGACCAGCTCGCCGGGTCGTACGCCGAGCGCACCCGCTCCGGCCCCTCGTCGCCGAGCTCGTTGACGTAGACCCCGGACGTGCACGGGCGCAGCCCGTCCCACAGGCGGTGCACCCAGTCACGGTGCGCGGGCGCCTCGGCCGGACGCCGCCACACCGCGTCCACCGACACGCTGAAGGCGGCGTCGCGGTGGCCGACCGCGGTCTCCGTCGGCCCGACCCGGGCCACCGCCCCGCCGAGCGGTGAGATCATCACGATGCAGTGCGGCGACGGGACCGCTTCGGCGCGGCCGTCCAGCACCGCGACCGCGCGATCGTCCAGGGCCGGCAGATAGCCGGCGCGGCCGTACACGAAGGAGCCGAAGCGTCCCGCCATGTCGTACAGGCGCTGCAGCGAGGTGTAGCGCATCCGGCCGATCCGGCGCAGCAGCGGCGGACCGAGGTCGCCGAGTGCGGCCAGGTCGCGCTCGGCATCGGCCTCGGCGCCGAGGTGGCACACGGCGACGGCCACCGCCGGCATGCCGTGCAGCTCCGCCGGAACGAACGGCGCGGAAGGCAGCTTCAACAGGTTGCACTGCGCGGACAGGACGTCCGGGGCATCCCGGATGAAGTCGCGGTACCACCGCAGCACCCGCGCGGCCGCCGCCGCGGGATAGAAGGCCGCGCCACCCGTCACCAGAGGACCGACCGGATGCAGCGCGAACTCCAGGGAGGTCGCCACGCCGAAGTTGCCCCCGCCGCCGCGCAGCGCCCAGAACAGCTCCGCCTCCCTCGCACCGTCCACACGCGACGGCTTTCCGTCCGCGGTGACCAGATCCACCGAGCGCAGGTTGTCCGCGGCCAGGCCGTAGCGGCGCATCAGCCAGCCGAAGCCGCCGCCGAGGGTCAGGCCGGCCACGCCGGTGGTGGAGATGCGCCCGCCGGTGGTCGCCAGCCCGTGCTCCTGCGCCCGCCGGTCGAGGTCACCCCAGAGCACCCCGGGCTCCACCACCGCCGTCCGGCGGTCCGGGTCGATCCGGATCCCGCGCATCCCGGACAGGTCCAGCGCGAGACCGCCGTCGCTGACGGCGCAGCCGGTGACGTTGTGGCCGGTGCTGCGGATCGACAGCTCGATGCCCTGGCGTACGGCATAGCGCACCGCGCCGGCAACGTCGCCGGCGTCGGCGCACCGCACGATCACCATCGGCCGGCGGTCCACCGCGCCGTTCCACACCCGGCGCGCGGCGTCGTACCCGTCGTCGCCCGGTCGCAGCAGCAGGCCGCGCACCAGTCCTCGCAGGTCCCGGTACGCGGCCTGGCCGGCGGAGCCCGCCACGGCTCAGTACGTCCGCGTGATGATCGTCCGCAGCTTTCGGCCGCTCGGCGTGCGCAACGCCTCCTCGGACGGCTCGTACAGGAAGTACACGTGGCCGGACGGATCGGTGTAGCGGACGGTCGCGCCGATCTCCGAGTGGACGATTCCCTCGGGTGACTGGATCCCGCGCTCGGCCAGCTCCTTGACCGTCGCCTCGATGTTCGGGGCGTGGAACACCACCGCCTTGCCACCCATCTCGCGCGGGTTCACGGTGCGCGGCGGGCACGGGTGGTCGACGATCTCGTGCTCCTCCCGCACCGTCTCCAGCGAGTGGGTGGTCAGGATGATCCCGCCGGTGTCGTACTTGATCACGCCTTCCTCGTCGGCCGTGGAGGCGCGGCTGCACGGCCCGCCCTCCAGGTCGCGGATCGCCAGGCCCTCGGCGTAGACGTTGACGGCCTCCTCGGCGTCGCGGATGAACAGGAACAGGTAGATCAGCGGCTTGCCGTCCAGGCTGAAGTCCGGTCCGCCGTGCGGGCCCACCAGGCCCGGCTTGCCGTCGGCCTGGTACAGCCTGCGGACCGCCTGGATC is a genomic window containing:
- a CDS encoding CoA transferase, producing the protein MDAGALVADHLALLAVPVQDGWADSEVRVRIDPGPAEPEAVAQAQAGLMTVHGREYGAPRRLGLDVATVATGILAAQGVLAALIARRRGLPVRGVTVRGPAGALQFVRHHLAIATGGGAFPYRPAGVPGPPFRTADGVWAEIEVLAGDDWAAFWRRLGLDGAGVVGAAWLPFVYRYLAGECRVPPELPAAFARHTLAEVRAAAEACGVAVVPVRLTPLAGVTEPWTVAPHGAATVARRAGTASPDAPLHGLRVVEVTSRLQGPLAGRLLRQLGAQVTKVEPPGGDFGRHSPPLAGEYGAAYLAYNEGKRIVEIDYKNAAGLAELGELAADADVFLHNWRPGRAEALGLDAAAVARTNPAAVYAHASGWDGISDPPCPIAGDFVVQAHAGSGALLHPPGAAPLPSRLTLVDVAGGLLAAEAVLAGLLHRERTHRGCQVGSSLIRAAAVLAASATAPWGPLDGPIETAAGHLVVGAADPVTARRLRAACGLPVTATDAEVRAGLCRGTAARWADRLPPAGVPAVEVPVGLAAVPDDPRLAGLLERAGDACWVPGVPWSFDV
- a CDS encoding VOC family protein, encoding MPTDAATLAERRVVYLFLYVRDLAVSRDFFERALRLRVLEEDDRSVKYDTGEVILALNRADDYGITLPNEPDHSTDIVFLVEDLDAARAALEERGVEFTETHNYEIGGISDFYDPDGHWFTLYETSEESLTWPSGDRIQAVRRLYQADGKPGLVGPHGGPDFSLDGKPLIYLFLFIRDAEEAVNVYAEGLAIRDLEGGPCSRASTADEEGVIKYDTGGIILTTHSLETVREEHEIVDHPCPPRTVNPREMGGKAVVFHAPNIEATVKELAERGIQSPEGIVHSEIGATVRYTDPSGHVYFLYEPSEEALRTPSGRKLRTIITRTY
- a CDS encoding class I adenylate-forming enzyme family protein, yielding MSAEPAPTLSAALSATAQRWPGRAALICPRHRMTHADLVEAAGRLAAIYRRLGVGPGDRVACSVGNRCEHLVAMLAAWSRGAVHVATDHRFTVPELDAVVTRTDARLLIYEPGDERMNPYATPSALRRRHPDLQFVVVTGHLAPAEFVRWTVDDLGEPDHGPGPAPDDPAVVFVSSGTTGTPKTTVGFHGNLAGRWRGLAGWLEFRPEDVHLAQLPLSHGFGMMMALAGLLAGGTLVLLDRFSPEDALQACGRYGITVLNGAPAHFSLLLDRLDPAVHKIDTLRFSVGTAGSFPPELVNAIWERLSVDLMVMYGSSEGIGVATKDAEDVLRGSVGRPDPGSVRIVGPDREPLALGEVGEVAFSRAAFPVRYYGEAPSQDAWYYSGDLGRLDEQGRLYIHGRLAHRIDRGGLKVDPVEVERALLRCADVADVAVFGRTDPVVGETVCACVRPAAGRHPELTELRAELSERLAPFKLPEELCLVDEIPRTEIGKVDLPRLRELAAAAPTQRLARR
- a CDS encoding FAD-binding oxidoreductase, with product MAGSAGQAAYRDLRGLVRGLLLRPGDDGYDAARRVWNGAVDRRPMVIVRCADAGDVAGAVRYAVRQGIELSIRSTGHNVTGCAVSDGGLALDLSGMRGIRIDPDRRTAVVEPGVLWGDLDRRAQEHGLATTGGRISTTGVAGLTLGGGFGWLMRRYGLAADNLRSVDLVTADGKPSRVDGAREAELFWALRGGGGNFGVATSLEFALHPVGPLVTGGAAFYPAAAAARVLRWYRDFIRDAPDVLSAQCNLLKLPSAPFVPAELHGMPAVAVAVCHLGAEADAERDLAALGDLGPPLLRRIGRMRYTSLQRLYDMAGRFGSFVYGRAGYLPALDDRAVAVLDGRAEAVPSPHCIVMISPLGGAVARVGPTETAVGHRDAAFSVSVDAVWRRPAEAPAHRDWVHRLWDGLRPCTSGVYVNELGDEGPERVRSAYDPASWSRLRAVKARHDPANVFHLNQNIPPADGGTTASAEKTPVAVTEKVGVTSVHELRERP
- a CDS encoding PIG-L deacetylase family protein translates to MFEPGARVLVVTAHPDDAEFHFGATVAALTDGGADVRYLVCSDGAQGEPGDGPLVEGVASVRMAEQRAAAAVLGVRTVRFLGLPDGSLEPTLALRREITAQMRRDRPVLVLTHYPRRVLDIPIEASHPDHIAVGEATLAAVYPDAGNARAFPELAEAGLKPHKVREVWVPGYERPNHFVDATPYVDRKGEALRQHRSQTGGEPPEWVFGWMRQAGRTPGYRFAEHYRRIEIG